ATGTTACGAACGGGATGAGGAGTTCGATTTCATTTCAACAGATGTCTATTCCTATCATGTAGATCGATCACCCATCGGAACGAATACCTTTTTATGTACCTATCATGGTACGGCAAGTGATATTTTGCCTAATGATCAGGCAGAACAAAAGATTCTTATTCCGGAAATCAGGGAAAAGCTTAAAGAACTCCACGACGGTCCGGAAGCTGAGTTTGAGACTTTCATGAAAGACTGTTTCTTTGATCTGCATTACCAGCCGAAGCCCAATGCAGAGCCTGTTAATTTAGGGCTGGGGCATCTTTGGCGTCTGGCGGTAGATCATCCTGAGCAGGAAGTCCTGCCTTGTGTGCACAGAGCGCCTGTTGAAAATAAAGGGGAATACCGGCTGCTTTTAATCTGTTAGGGGTTTTATTGTTGATGCAACCTGAATTTCATTTAATACTTATTGAAAAAAATTAATCAAATAATAATTCTGACAGTATATTCCTTTATTTTTATTAGGTATTGGCTTATTAATTGATGCTGTTAATTTCATTGAATTCCCGATGGCTAATGACTAGATCGATTATAACTTTAATTT
This region of Chryseobacterium vaccae genomic DNA includes:
- a CDS encoding DUF1826 domain-containing protein is translated as MDDIFSKSDQIGVVSTFSELVNTHFQGSMNAICWHRNLAGDFKEIVSKLQLKDNITEVSTEDLLALQLSEEGHTAREIILHDLQQLTDFGASPTLNLLKCYERDEEFDFISTDVYSYHVDRSPIGTNTFLCTYHGTASDILPNDQAEQKILIPEIREKLKELHDGPEAEFETFMKDCFFDLHYQPKPNAEPVNLGLGHLWRLAVDHPEQEVLPCVHRAPVENKGEYRLLLIC